A section of the Aigarchaeota archaeon genome encodes:
- the serS gene encoding serine--tRNA ligase, which produces MIDIKIIRDNPEFIKNILAKRDLNLPIDELLEWDRERRRLMVEVQDLRHRKNVVSLEIANMKKEGKDPTNLMQEMKILTDEIMKLEDKIAELEGKINYVMMRIPNIPHESVPPGASEEDNVEVRRWGKIPEFDFDVKDHDDIAIGLGLLEIEKASKVAGARFYYIKNELVKLNLALIRFALDLLVSKGFEIYQTPYMLRRWVIEGVTSLQDFEDMIYKIEGEDLYLIATSEHSLAGLHADEVLDGRCLPLRYAGVSPCFRKEAGAHGKDTKGIFRVHQFEKVEQFVFCKPEQSWEEHEFLLSNAEEIYQKLGLPYRVVNICLGELGVVAAKKYDIEVWMPAQKRYREIVSCSNCTDYQARRLNIRYREMPHDEKTRYVHTLNSTAIATERTIAAILENYQQKDGSVVIPEVLRPYMDGLDVLRPKKK; this is translated from the coding sequence ATGATAGACATCAAGATAATTAGGGATAATCCGGAGTTCATCAAAAACATATTGGCAAAGAGAGACCTAAACCTACCAATTGATGAACTCTTGGAATGGGACAGGGAAAGAAGGAGACTCATGGTAGAGGTACAGGATTTGCGACATAGAAAGAATGTTGTTTCGTTGGAAATAGCCAATATGAAAAAAGAAGGTAAAGATCCGACAAACCTTATGCAGGAAATGAAGATACTTACGGACGAGATAATGAAACTGGAGGACAAGATTGCTGAGCTAGAAGGCAAGATAAATTATGTTATGATGAGAATACCAAACATACCTCATGAGTCTGTCCCACCAGGTGCTAGTGAAGAAGACAACGTTGAGGTCCGAAGGTGGGGTAAAATACCAGAATTTGATTTTGATGTGAAAGATCACGACGATATAGCCATAGGTCTCGGCTTATTAGAAATAGAAAAAGCCAGCAAAGTTGCTGGGGCGAGATTTTATTATATCAAAAATGAGCTAGTCAAACTTAACCTAGCCTTGATAAGATTTGCTCTAGACTTACTTGTGAGTAAGGGTTTTGAAATTTATCAGACACCATATATGCTTAGAAGGTGGGTTATCGAAGGTGTCACGAGTCTACAGGACTTCGAGGACATGATATATAAAATCGAAGGGGAGGATCTTTATCTTATAGCGACTTCAGAGCATTCACTTGCCGGCCTTCATGCCGATGAGGTACTTGATGGGAGGTGCTTGCCCTTAAGATACGCAGGAGTAAGTCCGTGCTTTAGGAAAGAAGCCGGCGCACATGGAAAAGACACGAAAGGAATATTTAGGGTCCACCAATTCGAGAAAGTCGAGCAATTCGTATTCTGCAAACCGGAGCAATCTTGGGAAGAGCACGAGTTTTTGCTATCAAACGCCGAGGAAATCTACCAGAAACTCGGTCTCCCTTACCGAGTAGTTAACATATGTTTGGGCGAATTAGGGGTCGTTGCCGCGAAAAAATATGATATAGAAGTGTGGATGCCGGCTCAAAAGAGGTATAGAGAGATAGTGTCTTGTAGTAATTGTACAGATTACCAAGCAAGAAGACTCAACATCAGGTACAGAGAAATGCCCCACGATGAGAAGACGAGGTATGTACATACTCTGAACAGCACGGCGATAGCAACCGAAAGAACTATTGCGGCCATACTCGAAAATTACCAGCAAAAGGACGGTTCTGTAGTCATACCAGAAGTTTTGCGTCCTTACATGGACGGCCTGGATGTTTTAAGACCTAAGAAAAAATAA
- a CDS encoding serine hydroxymethyltransferase: MSSEKDNLTYAKTAYERVLNLLEEHHRFFRDSIPLIASENVPSPAVREALASDFGNRYAEGWPGERIYAGCKYIDEVELLAIELGKRLFKAEFVDVRPISGVVANLITYAAFTEPGDVMMSLAIPHGGHISHSKRSWGGTAGVVRGLVVEHYEFDEYNYEIDLDATRKKLKSLASEGKKPKIFMLGASVFLFPHPVKEITEMAKEFNARVAYDAAHVAGLIAGGIFQDPLREGADVMTMSTHKTLAGPQHGMLCSWSRYEEVLKKAAFPGMLSNHHLHAVAGVAVCLAEAIAFYKDYSRQIVRNSKTLAQALYERGIDVLYEHRGFTESHTIVADVSKYMNGKQAEEKLEQARIIVNRNLIPKDYRLKTDYRTPSGIRLGTQEVTRLGMKESEMEWIAELITKVIVKGEDPSKVAREVSELKRPFNKVHYCFSSKTDAYAYVQIR, encoded by the coding sequence ATGTCGTCCGAGAAGGATAATCTAACGTATGCAAAGACGGCTTATGAACGCGTACTTAACCTCTTAGAAGAACATCATCGCTTCTTCAGAGATTCGATACCGCTGATAGCTAGCGAGAACGTACCAAGCCCTGCTGTGAGAGAGGCCTTAGCATCAGACTTCGGTAACAGATATGCGGAAGGATGGCCTGGCGAGAGAATATATGCTGGTTGCAAGTACATAGACGAGGTCGAGCTTTTAGCGATAGAACTCGGTAAGAGGTTATTCAAGGCAGAGTTCGTTGATGTTAGACCGATATCTGGTGTTGTTGCGAATTTGATAACGTATGCGGCTTTTACAGAACCAGGCGACGTCATGATGTCTTTAGCTATACCACACGGTGGTCATATAAGTCATAGTAAGCGGAGCTGGGGGGGAACAGCAGGTGTCGTCAGGGGCTTAGTTGTCGAACATTATGAGTTCGATGAATATAATTACGAAATTGATCTAGATGCAACCCGTAAAAAGCTTAAATCTTTAGCATCTGAGGGCAAAAAACCGAAAATCTTCATGCTAGGAGCAAGTGTCTTTCTATTTCCACATCCGGTAAAGGAGATAACAGAGATGGCAAAAGAATTTAATGCCCGCGTAGCTTATGATGCAGCACATGTTGCAGGTCTAATTGCTGGTGGAATATTTCAAGATCCGTTACGAGAAGGCGCTGACGTGATGACAATGAGTACGCATAAGACCCTCGCAGGCCCCCAGCATGGAATGCTTTGTTCATGGAGCAGGTACGAGGAAGTTCTAAAGAAAGCTGCTTTTCCGGGCATGTTAAGTAATCATCACCTTCATGCTGTAGCTGGTGTAGCGGTCTGTCTCGCGGAAGCTATAGCATTTTATAAAGATTACAGCAGACAAATAGTGAGAAACTCCAAAACTCTTGCCCAAGCACTTTACGAGAGAGGTATAGACGTCTTATACGAGCATAGGGGATTCACGGAATCTCATACGATCGTGGCTGACGTGAGTAAGTATATGAACGGTAAGCAGGCGGAAGAAAAGTTAGAGCAGGCTAGAATTATAGTTAACAGGAACCTCATCCCGAAGGATTACAGACTTAAGACCGATTACAGAACACCAAGCGGGATACGGCTTGGAACACAGGAGGTTACGAGATTAGGTATGAAAGAGAGTGAAATGGAGTGGATAGCAGAACTCATAACTAAAGTAATAGTTAAAGGTGAGGACCCATCAAAAGTCGCACGGGAAGTTTCCGAACTTAAGAGACCCTTCAACAAGGTTCACTACTGTTTTTCTTCGAAAACCGACGCATATGCCTATGTACAAATAAGATAA
- a CDS encoding SLC13 family permease: MWRLSKPMAYISIVLIVVVLSSTLGMSAAQITSLVVFSGIIAGVLFYWRMRLAFALAGLSILLVTGVMDLLHFIEFASLDIIVFLIGMMIVIGFLEERRFFEALLERIMSFAKGSAVKTVSLLMLMSALSAALVDEVTSILFMMTTAIHLVARLNLSIVPLMMMLVFATNIGSSATVVGNPVGVMIAMKAKLTFADFLRWATPIAIVGLSICMILSFAYFRGYIKSMKEAMVNAKQQTVGQQESTKTKFDIVSIILFVGTLTGLILHSQIEHYLKLEKNTMLIGVAVISAAIALLCMREKARDLVERRVDWWTLTFFLVFFSSVGTLKYTGVTTQISKILLELTGGDQLLMLFLFSLVVGLLSALMDNVLAVATFIPIVAEIGGAGLNIFPIWWGMLFGATWMGNLTMIGSTANIVAVGMVERQKLGHVSFREWIVPGTIVSLITFPVALLLLYIQLPFMSS, encoded by the coding sequence ATGTGGAGGTTATCAAAACCAATGGCTTATATTAGTATAGTTCTGATCGTGGTGGTGCTTTCTTCAACTTTAGGTATGTCAGCTGCCCAGATCACATCGTTAGTTGTTTTCTCAGGCATAATCGCAGGTGTGTTGTTCTACTGGAGGATGAGGTTAGCCTTTGCTCTTGCAGGATTAAGCATACTATTAGTTACTGGCGTGATGGATTTATTACATTTTATCGAGTTTGCAAGCTTAGATATAATAGTGTTTCTAATTGGGATGATGATAGTCATAGGGTTTCTTGAAGAAAGACGATTTTTTGAAGCATTGCTCGAACGTATCATGAGCTTTGCCAAAGGAAGCGCAGTAAAAACGGTATCTTTACTTATGCTAATGTCTGCACTCTCTGCAGCTCTTGTTGATGAAGTAACGTCTATACTATTCATGATGACAACGGCAATCCATCTTGTTGCGCGACTTAATCTATCAATAGTGCCTTTGATGATGATGCTAGTTTTCGCAACGAACATAGGAAGTAGTGCGACAGTTGTCGGAAATCCCGTTGGAGTTATGATAGCCATGAAGGCAAAACTTACCTTTGCGGACTTTTTAAGGTGGGCAACACCTATTGCAATAGTAGGTTTGAGCATTTGCATGATTTTGTCTTTTGCTTATTTTAGAGGGTATATAAAAAGCATGAAGGAAGCTATGGTTAATGCAAAGCAACAAACAGTCGGACAGCAAGAAAGCACTAAGACAAAATTCGACATAGTCTCTATCATTCTGTTTGTAGGAACTTTGACAGGCCTGATCTTACATAGCCAAATAGAACATTACCTTAAATTGGAAAAAAACACGATGCTTATAGGTGTTGCAGTCATTTCGGCTGCTATTGCACTTTTATGCATGAGAGAGAAAGCAAGGGATCTTGTTGAGAGACGTGTTGATTGGTGGACCTTGACGTTCTTCCTAGTATTCTTTTCATCTGTCGGTACACTCAAGTATACAGGTGTGACGACACAGATTTCTAAAATATTGTTGGAACTTACGGGTGGAGATCAACTTTTAATGTTGTTTCTATTCAGTCTAGTAGTTGGTCTTCTATCAGCTTTGATGGATAACGTTCTCGCAGTAGCTACTTTTATTCCAATAGTGGCCGAGATTGGCGGTGCCGGTCTTAACATTTTCCCAATTTGGTGGGGTATGTTATTTGGTGCTACTTGGATGGGAAATCTAACAATGATTGGAAGCACTGCTAATATAGTGGCAGTAGGTATGGTAGAGAGACAAAAACTTGGTCACGTCAGTTTTCGTGAATGGATAGTACCTGGCACCATAGTGTCCTTAATAACATTCCCCGTTGCTCTTTTGCTGTTATACATTCAGTTACCATTTATGTCCAGCTAA
- a CDS encoding DUF1464 family protein, with protein MIELVRVVGIDPGTKSFDFCGLEDLNIFYENSIPSETIARRPDVILEVLKEVEPLDLIAGPSGYGLPLVSLEDLTEEHISLMVLVRREDVKIPVLVGLAEAVRRLKHSDLKVHFLPGVIHLPTVPEHRKINTIDMGTADKLCCAALAIHDYSSRYKVPYDECTFVLVEIGFGYNAVIAIESGKVVDGIGGTKAGPGFLTSGAWDGEVAYLAGNISKADLFRGGVRSITGDESIMPEDFPERAKKDRKVALAWEAFMEGIEKCVWSMKAVVKKPQLIMLSGRLSRVPGIHEELEKRLSVIAPVDKVRGFAKNVKEAAQGAALIADGLAGGKMRELVEHMEIRRSYGTVLDHIYVGNVKEKYIGRG; from the coding sequence GTGATAGAGCTGGTAAGGGTCGTCGGTATCGACCCTGGAACAAAAAGTTTTGACTTCTGCGGCTTAGAAGATCTCAATATTTTCTATGAGAACTCAATACCTTCAGAGACGATAGCTAGGAGGCCGGATGTTATACTCGAAGTGCTTAAAGAGGTTGAACCTCTTGACCTTATCGCCGGCCCGTCCGGTTATGGTCTGCCACTCGTTAGTTTAGAGGATTTAACTGAAGAACATATATCCCTTATGGTTCTCGTCAGAAGAGAGGACGTAAAGATACCGGTGCTCGTAGGGCTGGCTGAGGCTGTTAGGCGTCTCAAACATTCTGACCTAAAAGTGCACTTCCTACCGGGCGTTATACATCTTCCAACCGTTCCGGAACATAGGAAGATCAACACAATAGACATGGGAACTGCTGATAAGCTTTGTTGTGCTGCCCTTGCTATACATGATTATTCTTCACGATATAAAGTTCCATACGATGAGTGTACGTTTGTGTTAGTCGAAATCGGCTTTGGTTATAACGCCGTTATAGCAATAGAATCTGGGAAAGTGGTTGACGGGATAGGTGGCACGAAAGCAGGCCCTGGTTTCTTGACATCTGGTGCATGGGACGGTGAGGTTGCATACTTAGCCGGAAACATAAGTAAAGCAGACTTATTCAGAGGAGGTGTGAGGTCAATAACTGGTGACGAATCAATCATGCCAGAGGACTTTCCTGAAAGGGCTAAAAAGGATAGAAAGGTCGCTCTCGCTTGGGAGGCTTTCATGGAAGGAATTGAGAAGTGTGTCTGGTCTATGAAGGCGGTTGTGAAAAAGCCGCAACTCATAATGCTGTCAGGAAGACTTAGCAGAGTCCCGGGCATACACGAAGAACTCGAGAAAAGACTATCCGTCATAGCACCTGTCGATAAAGTGCGGGGTTTTGCAAAGAATGTGAAAGAAGCAGCGCAGGGAGCGGCCCTCATAGCTGATGGTTTGGCTGGAGGTAAGATGCGTGAACTCGTAGAACACATGGAGATACGACGCTCTTATGGAACGGTATTGGATCACATTTATGTCGGCAATGTAAAAGAAAAGTATATTGGAAGAGGATGA
- a CDS encoding dihydroneopterin aldolase family protein, whose protein sequence is MEEDEFMRKTCNTSRIEQTAKRLFSRDVTDRERCAFEAGIALGTIAHQFTGIPITGNLQKLRRLEKTIEDAIKLQPYKVSAKVRIISHGLSARKRHQFDYRILSPEMMDIEVHVKYGKAKVKACMKAIKSLGNYPLMYISEIA, encoded by the coding sequence TTGGAAGAGGATGAGTTTATGCGAAAAACGTGCAACACTAGCAGAATAGAACAAACCGCTAAGAGGTTATTCTCCAGAGACGTGACAGATAGGGAGAGATGTGCTTTCGAGGCAGGCATAGCTCTTGGTACCATCGCCCATCAGTTCACGGGCATACCGATAACGGGTAATCTGCAGAAACTTAGAAGGCTTGAAAAGACGATCGAGGACGCAATAAAGCTTCAACCATACAAGGTAAGCGCAAAGGTAAGAATAATAAGTCACGGATTAAGTGCTCGAAAACGCCATCAGTTCGATTATAGAATCCTAAGCCCTGAAATGATGGATATTGAAGTTCATGTGAAGTATGGCAAAGCAAAGGTTAAAGCGTGCATGAAAGCTATAAAATCTCTCGGAAACTACCCCCTTATGTACATATCTGAGATAGCTTAA
- the dnaJ gene encoding molecular chaperone DnaJ, which produces MSSREKKDYYEILGVPRNATKEEIKRAYRKLALQYHPDRNKSPDAEEKFKEISEAYAVLSDDEKRRIYDMYGHAGLSGAYTQEDIFRTSTFDFDEIFRDLGFDIDSIFERFFGIRRGPPKGRDVVMNLEISLEEAFNGVEKVVSVPVSEICSTCGGSGAAPGGLKTCRVCGGTGRKVDSRQTSFGFFTSVTTCPACGGSGRFIEKKCSTCKGSGYVETTKNISIKIPRGADDDLVLRVPGMGERYAGGQPGDLLLVVRVKPHRIFTRKGDDLYIDLPTSISELVLGSRVTIPTLDGKVEVNIPSGTPPGHIITIKGKGMPSMHGGRGDLKVRLKVVVPKKLSQEHRRLYEQLYDLERSLIEEERKLLKD; this is translated from the coding sequence ATGTCAAGCAGGGAAAAGAAAGACTATTACGAGATATTGGGAGTGCCCAGAAATGCGACGAAGGAAGAGATAAAAAGGGCATACAGGAAGCTTGCACTGCAATATCATCCAGACAGGAACAAATCGCCGGATGCCGAGGAGAAGTTCAAGGAGATAAGCGAGGCCTATGCAGTTCTTTCTGACGACGAAAAGCGAAGAATATATGACATGTATGGACATGCTGGCTTAAGTGGAGCTTACACACAAGAGGACATATTCAGGACTAGTACGTTTGATTTCGATGAGATATTCAGAGACCTCGGTTTTGACATCGACTCGATATTCGAAAGATTCTTTGGTATTAGGAGAGGTCCACCGAAGGGAAGGGATGTCGTCATGAACTTAGAAATCTCGCTTGAAGAAGCCTTTAATGGTGTAGAGAAGGTTGTGAGTGTGCCCGTATCAGAAATCTGTAGCACATGCGGCGGCTCTGGCGCAGCACCCGGTGGTCTTAAGACTTGTAGGGTATGCGGTGGAACAGGTCGGAAAGTTGACAGTAGACAGACATCGTTTGGTTTCTTTACCTCAGTTACAACATGCCCAGCATGCGGCGGTTCGGGCAGATTTATCGAAAAGAAGTGCTCAACATGTAAGGGCTCTGGTTACGTTGAGACTACAAAAAACATATCCATAAAGATACCGAGGGGCGCTGACGATGATCTAGTTTTAAGGGTTCCTGGAATGGGTGAGAGGTATGCAGGAGGTCAGCCTGGTGACCTCTTGTTGGTTGTAAGGGTCAAACCTCACAGAATCTTTACACGAAAAGGTGACGATCTTTATATTGACTTACCTACCTCAATATCCGAACTCGTCCTTGGTTCGAGGGTTACGATACCGACACTTGATGGTAAGGTAGAGGTTAACATACCTAGTGGAACCCCGCCTGGGCATATTATCACGATTAAAGGTAAAGGGATGCCCAGCATGCATGGCGGTAGGGGTGATTTGAAGGTAAGACTCAAGGTAGTTGTACCGAAGAAGTTATCTCAGGAACATAGAAGGTTATACGAGCAGTTGTACGATCTGGAGAGGTCTCTTATAGAGGAAGAAAGGAAGTTGCTCAAGGATTAA
- the dnaK gene encoding molecular chaperone DnaK: MPEKIIGIDLGTSNSAAAVVIGGRPVIIPSSEGVTLYGKAFPSYVAITKDGQLLVGEPARRQAVMNPEGTVTAFKRKMGTDYKYVLHGKEFTPQQLSAFLLQKIKRDAEAFLGEPVKKAVITVPAYFNDNQRQATKDAGTIAGLEVVRIINEPTAASLAYGLDKQDKEMRIMVFDFGGGTLDVTILEFGGGVFEVKATSGDTQLGGTDMDKVLVDYIVNKFKQDTGIDLTKDLMAMNRVREAAEKAKIELSTVYETEINLPFIAQDSSGPKHLTMTLTRAKLEELVRPIVERCAGPMRQALADAKLRPEDIDKIILVGGPTRMPIVREFVKNFMGKEPERGIDPMECVAMGAAIQGAIIAGEIKDVLLLDVTPLSLGIETLGGIFTKIIERNTTIPVRRSQIFTTAADFQTSVEIHVLQGERPMAADNISLGRFVLDGIPPAPRGVPRIEVTFDIDVNGILTVTAKDLGTGKDVSVKITAPHRLSKEEIDRMIKEAEMYAEQDRKKKEEAELRNEAESLVYTIEKGLKEFGDKVPSNIKSRVEEALSKLKNALAGKDVQEIKSRMEELRKVAQDMGMVIYQQSTQQSSSSSSSKTINADYKVVDDSKKN, from the coding sequence ATGCCCGAGAAGATAATAGGCATAGACCTAGGAACAAGCAACTCTGCTGCGGCCGTCGTCATAGGTGGAAGACCTGTAATTATACCAAGTTCAGAAGGTGTGACGCTCTATGGTAAAGCGTTCCCATCCTATGTAGCTATCACCAAAGATGGACAACTCTTAGTCGGTGAGCCTGCTAGACGTCAAGCAGTTATGAACCCAGAAGGAACAGTTACAGCTTTTAAGCGAAAGATGGGTACTGATTATAAGTACGTGTTACACGGTAAGGAATTCACACCACAGCAACTTTCTGCATTCTTACTCCAGAAGATTAAGAGGGATGCAGAAGCTTTCTTAGGAGAACCTGTGAAAAAGGCAGTTATAACAGTTCCGGCGTATTTCAACGACAATCAAAGACAGGCTACCAAGGATGCCGGCACGATAGCTGGTCTTGAGGTCGTCAGGATAATAAACGAGCCAACTGCTGCTAGCCTAGCGTATGGTCTTGACAAACAGGATAAGGAGATGAGAATAATGGTTTTCGACTTTGGCGGTGGAACACTCGATGTAACGATACTCGAGTTTGGCGGTGGTGTATTTGAGGTAAAAGCAACCTCCGGTGATACGCAACTTGGAGGCACGGACATGGATAAAGTATTAGTGGATTATATCGTCAACAAATTTAAGCAGGATACTGGTATCGATCTTACAAAGGATCTAATGGCGATGAACAGAGTTAGGGAGGCCGCTGAGAAGGCAAAGATAGAACTATCAACCGTTTACGAGACCGAAATAAACCTTCCATTTATAGCTCAAGATTCATCAGGACCTAAGCATCTGACTATGACACTTACGAGGGCAAAGTTAGAAGAACTGGTGAGACCTATAGTCGAGAGATGTGCAGGTCCAATGCGACAAGCACTTGCCGATGCAAAGCTTAGGCCAGAAGACATAGATAAAATAATACTAGTTGGCGGCCCGACTAGGATGCCAATCGTTAGGGAATTCGTCAAGAACTTTATGGGAAAAGAGCCGGAGCGAGGTATAGATCCAATGGAGTGCGTTGCTATGGGTGCTGCTATACAAGGTGCAATAATAGCTGGGGAGATAAAGGATGTACTTCTATTAGACGTTACACCGCTCTCATTAGGTATAGAGACTTTGGGTGGTATATTCACAAAGATAATAGAGAGGAACACGACGATACCTGTCAGAAGAAGTCAAATATTCACTACTGCTGCCGACTTCCAGACGAGCGTCGAGATACATGTCCTTCAGGGCGAGAGACCAATGGCAGCAGATAACATCTCACTAGGCAGGTTCGTGCTTGACGGTATACCGCCTGCACCAAGAGGTGTTCCGAGGATTGAGGTAACTTTTGACATAGATGTAAACGGAATACTTACAGTCACGGCAAAGGACCTAGGCACGGGTAAGGACGTCAGCGTAAAGATAACTGCGCCGCATAGACTTTCCAAAGAAGAAATAGATAGAATGATAAAGGAGGCCGAAATGTACGCTGAGCAAGATAGGAAGAAAAAGGAGGAAGCTGAGCTCAGAAATGAGGCGGAATCGCTCGTTTACACTATTGAGAAAGGTCTTAAAGAATTTGGAGATAAAGTGCCAAGCAACATCAAGTCAAGGGTGGAAGAAGCGTTAAGTAAGCTGAAGAACGCCTTGGCTGGTAAAGACGTTCAAGAGATAAAGAGCAGGATGGAAGAGTTAAGGAAAGTAGCACAAGATATGGGGATGGTTATATACCAGCAATCTACACAACAAAGCTCCAGTAGCTCGAGCTCTAAGACAATCAATGCAGATTATAAAGTTGTTGATGATAGCAAAAAGAACTAA
- a CDS encoding DUF364 domain-containing protein — translation MTGLIHELVETISNKFQDGYLEDVRVGIFYTGVKLSTGHGGVSYTMTRTLMETMCCPRVPMAGEIAGMHVSYAFKLAEEEDIVLSTIGMATINAASQSLIFGNLKSRYNVLVGQDALDAISIKPFDKVVMIGAFPPYVKRLMQNVKSLMVFDDNKSALVELGLPTEPNTSLKSSLKDASVVIITGSAFVNKTIDELLELSSNAKEVLVVGPTASMLPDPLFKRGVTAVGGVRITNVEKMLKVVSEAGGTRALFKTCAEKYTISKC, via the coding sequence ATGACTGGGTTGATACATGAACTTGTCGAGACTATTTCCAACAAGTTCCAGGACGGATATCTGGAAGACGTAAGAGTCGGAATATTTTATACGGGCGTGAAGCTCAGCACAGGCCATGGTGGTGTATCTTATACTATGACAAGGACTCTTATGGAAACAATGTGCTGCCCAAGAGTTCCTATGGCTGGTGAGATTGCCGGCATGCACGTCAGTTATGCTTTTAAGTTGGCAGAAGAGGAAGACATCGTACTGTCAACGATAGGTATGGCCACAATAAATGCAGCATCCCAATCGCTAATATTCGGTAATTTGAAAAGTCGCTACAATGTACTCGTCGGTCAGGACGCTCTGGATGCAATCAGCATAAAGCCATTTGACAAAGTCGTCATGATAGGGGCCTTCCCACCATACGTTAAAAGATTAATGCAGAACGTAAAGAGCCTAATGGTTTTCGATGATAACAAGTCAGCATTAGTGGAATTGGGTCTACCAACAGAACCTAACACAAGTCTTAAAAGTTCCTTAAAAGATGCGTCAGTCGTCATAATTACTGGTTCAGCGTTTGTGAATAAGACGATAGATGAACTCCTTGAACTCTCAAGTAATGCAAAGGAAGTCCTGGTCGTTGGTCCGACGGCTAGCATGTTACCCGACCCGCTTTTTAAGCGTGGTGTGACTGCTGTTGGTGGTGTTAGGATAACAAACGTCGAAAAGATGCTAAAGGTCGTTAGCGAAGCCGGAGGAACCCGGGCACTTTTTAAAACTTGTGCTGAGAAGTATACGATATCAAAGTGTTGA
- a CDS encoding 3'-phosphoesterase produces MPIFVVHEHHAKRAGLHYDLRLEMDGVLKSWAFRKELPTEKGVKRLGIQQEDHDLDYASFEGEITEGYGSGKVFIWDKGDYEILEYLPDEKLVFVLNGSKLKGKYVLLKIKMGWLFFKV; encoded by the coding sequence ATGCCGATATTCGTCGTTCATGAACACCATGCGAAGAGAGCAGGCCTACATTATGACTTAAGGTTAGAGATGGATGGTGTTCTAAAATCTTGGGCATTTAGGAAAGAACTACCAACTGAAAAAGGTGTGAAGAGGCTTGGCATACAACAAGAAGACCACGATCTTGACTATGCATCATTTGAAGGTGAAATAACAGAAGGATACGGTTCCGGGAAGGTATTCATATGGGATAAAGGTGATTATGAAATATTAGAGTACCTTCCAGACGAGAAGCTCGTTTTCGTATTAAATGGTTCCAAACTCAAGGGTAAGTACGTCTTATTAAAAATAAAAATGGGGTGGCTATTTTTTAAGGTTTAA
- a CDS encoding nucleotide exchange factor GrpE, translated as MSEENTTKELELLREKLEILEKENERLRNDYLYLAAELDNLRKYMIKEIERTRKSAIEQILIKLINVYETIEKATELYGEQQSPILEGLKLVGKDVLKILEDAGVKKMETIGKKFDPFLHEAIEYIEVENMEDGTIVEEVMKGYMLNDKVLRPPKVKVAKSKKM; from the coding sequence ATGTCCGAGGAAAATACAACAAAGGAACTGGAGCTCCTTAGAGAGAAGCTTGAGATCCTTGAGAAAGAAAATGAGAGATTGAGAAACGATTATCTGTATTTGGCGGCCGAGCTGGACAATCTTAGGAAATACATGATAAAGGAGATAGAGAGAACAAGGAAATCCGCTATCGAGCAGATACTCATAAAACTGATAAACGTTTACGAAACAATAGAGAAGGCTACGGAACTTTATGGCGAGCAACAATCCCCCATACTTGAGGGGCTAAAGCTCGTCGGCAAGGATGTTCTGAAAATTCTAGAAGACGCCGGCGTAAAGAAGATGGAAACTATCGGAAAGAAGTTTGATCCATTCCTTCATGAAGCGATAGAATATATTGAAGTGGAGAATATGGAAGACGGCACAATCGTAGAAGAGGTTATGAAAGGTTACATGCTTAATGATAAGGTTTTGAGACCTCCCAAGGTAAAAGTGGCCAAGAGTAAGAAGATGTGA